A window of Rhipicephalus microplus isolate Deutch F79 chromosome X, USDA_Rmic, whole genome shotgun sequence genomic DNA:
aaaaaaaaagacacgaatAAAGTGTCAACTGGCCATGTACTGTTGGCAAAGGGGAACGCCAGCCTGGAGATCGCGCTTAAAAAGCTCAGTGAGTTCGAAGAGatttctaaaaaaagaaagcattgaTGTGTGGTGTCTAGACTAGTCAAGTTGAATGGTGTCTGAACTAGTCAAGTTGAGTGATTGGACTAGTGAAGTTGTCATGTCTGTATTAATCAAGTTTCATGAGCTTCTTGCCATATGCGAGATCACTTGTTTTTGTCTTGTTAGTAGGTGTGAAAGCTGTGTGTTATTATGTTTGTGCTAATGTTCTCTGTTGTTTAATTGCTATTTAGGTCATCTTATGGCAAAAAGTAAATTTTTTTGTTAAACTGCTCCAAATTTGAAATTTTGTGCTCCAAAATGGAGGTATGTTTTCCCGTAATCTGCTCCAAATTTGGGTTTATCTGCTCCAGAAGCAAAGTTTTCCTGCTCCACAAATTGCTCCAATTTCTATTTTGGCTGTAGCACCCCTGCAGAAGTGCCCCCTAAAAAGACATGCTAAGATGCCTGTTGCATGCAAATATGTTATTCGAAACACTTAATGAAGGAGAGTTACAGTAGgagaaaaataacaagaaaaagcatttatttggctcaACTTGACAAAAAGTAAGTCTTCAGGATATGTATTTACATCAATCTAATATGCACCTGATTTCGTGTGTTCAAAAGAACAGTGCACATGAACGTATTGCCacattcctttcctcaagttttgttatcatcccgttatactacgttcagcacaaaccgcgcctacgatgttcgaaaagcttcgaggctgtagtagatcgttttgttgaaATTATGCCCACCgcatgaacattacagattattctggaagctATGTCGCCgaagcgataacgctagaacattcaatggcaagtgtataaatgccgacacactttGACGctcgtcagttgatcgacggctgacgctccgttcactgctgtctgtgcaagactgctattgtaatcagactttccgtttactgggcacacgttcgcctaaataaacagtttgatctcaacataaagtctcctgtcttaggccacgtcatgaccccgtgacatctggtggaggtgctgcttcattcatgtaccggacgcccccatgAAGCCGTGAACCaagcccaagcggcaaagaagacgcCAATGCTGAACAGCGAGCGAgtcgcaggcagaggggactgcagccagagtacgggccccttcttGAAAACACCAGGCAGCTACGGATCACACCTATGACAGTAGCAACAATGACAAACTCTGCGCAGCCTACACCAATTGTTCTCCGACCGCCCAAGAAGCCATCAACCTTCCGCGGATCACCTGTCGAGGACCCGGAAAGTTGGTTCAAAGCATTCGATTGAGTCGCTGCTTTCAACACCTGGAGCAGCGAAGGTAAGTTTCGTCATGCTTACTTCGCTTTACAAGATGCTGCTCGTGCATGGTTCGAGAACTAGGAGCGAACCCTGACAACCTTGGAAACATTCTGCACCAGGTTCCTGGCTACCTTCACAAGcgtcattcgaaaagaaaaggcCGAAGCGCTCTTCGAAATTCGTTCACAGCTTCCAAATGAGAACGTAATGCTCTTCGCCAAAGAGATGACCTAGCTATTCGGCCACGCTGACACCGAAATGCCTGAAAttaagaaagttcgtttcctcatgcgaggagtaaagcaggagctGTTTGCGGGTCTGATGCGGAACCAACTAAGCACGGTCCAAGAATTTATCTCTGAAGCGACGACAATTGAAAAGACGCTGGAGATGCGCACCCGAAAATTCAATCGCCACACGTCGTCGGAGTACGCCGAAGTTCAGCCAATCTACTCCGACAACCTCGGCGACACCATCCGAGCGATCGTGTGGGAGGAGCTCCGCAAGCTGTTActttcggcgcagcctcaagtggattcgatcgccgagaTTGTgtgagaagttcggcaatcgcttcgaattccctaAGCACCCCTGctcgagccggaagctatgagctatgccactgcagtgcaccacaacgctcctccccgtccacgccaaaacgccgtcccgtcgcacttccgtcaccAGACGCCACCACCGCAAACACCACCACTGACGTCCCATCGGCCTCCGATAAGCCAGTGCTTCGCACCAAGAAAAACTGACGTTTGACGCGCCCCTGACAATTGCTcgctttgctatcactgtggggAGGCCGGCCACACCTACCACCGTTGCCAGTATTGAAAGATGGGTCTATGAGGTTTCAACGTCAATGCAATTTCAACGTCAATGGGATGAACGACCACATGACATCGCTGACTACATTGTAGGATCACAGCGGGCACCCCGATGCCCTTACCGTTCGCCGTCACCTGACCGGTTCGCCTCACCGTATCGAAGGAATGCTAGCCCTGCTAAGGGCCGATCTCTAAGCCCTTACCAGGAAAGCTAAGGGCAGCAACCCCACCTGGGCAGCAACCGAGAGAGGTGCGGTTGCTACACGACGAACTCCCAAAAATCCTCCGCCGCCGACGACGCGAAGACGTCTCAAGAACCTGCCGCAACCTGAACGTAGTCCCGTTGTCAAAACTTCGCGGCCAGAAGGAGACCTGAGCACGCAATGTCGAAGCAGTGGTGCAAAGTGTCGTAGCCGTCATCCGACACCGCGATCCTACCGTAATGCCAGGcgacgaactagcgaccttgACATTTTCATCGCcggccacagcgtcacagctctcgtcgacaccggagccgactattccgtcatcagcgGGACGGACTTTCGCCACAGAGTTGAAGAAAGTTaagactgcttgggaaggccctgaaatctgtACAGCCAGAGGTCACCTAGTGACACCAGTGGGAATCTGTGCAGCCAGAGTGACTATTAACAGCTGCATTTATCCCACAACCTTCATCGTACTACAGAATTGCTCGAGAGGTGTCGTCATTCTTGGAATGGGCTTCTTGAGCCTCCATGGTGCGGTAATCGACCTGAAAACTAAGTCGAAAACACTATCCACAGAAAAAACACTATCCCCACGCACGCTATGAGGACGCCGTGCCCTAAATGTGCTGCAAGAAGAAGTCACCGCCCCTCTGCGCTCAAGCGTCACCAGTTCTGTCGGCATTCAAAAACCAgaagacttcgaaggcgtcgttgaggGCAATCAGCACTTCTTGGTCAACCGTGATATTTGTGTTGCAAGAGGAATCACTCAGCTGCGGGGTTTaaaagcaacagttatgctcacaAACTTTAGCAACGAGTACAAACACACGAACAAAGGTACAACGGTTTCCTACATCGACGAAATAATGAAAGCCACCAATGCTTTCGCCCTCACGGATTCTGCAGAACCTACTCTGTGGAACAAGGCTCCTAACCCAGTTTTTGATGTCAATCCGAGCCTTTTGAAGCATAAGCACGAACAGCTCACGGCCCTGCTCCAGcaatacaagaactgcttttcaTTGTCGTCGAAAACTCGCCAGACCCCAGTCGAGAAACATCGAATACAATTACAGAGAAGAACGTTAAACCACTACGGCAAAGCCCCTACAGAGTTCCGGCGCGAGAGCGCGAGGCCGTAaaaaaacaagtcgacgaaatgctacgcgacgacTTCATCCAACCGTCTAGCAGTCTGTGGGTGTCACCTGTGGTGTTAGTGAACAAGaaggatggaaccctacgtttctgtgttgattatcgccgcctcaacaaaatcacacacaaaaaatgtttaTCCTTTCCCACGGATAGACGACACCTTGGATCGACTCCACAACACGAAGTACTCTTCGTCAATGGACTTCAagactggctactggcaaatcgaagtcgaggagagagatcgggaaaagacggcgttcataacaccagacggacttttcgagttcaaggtcatgccctacggtctttgctcggcacctgcgacttttcaacgctTTATGGATACAGTGCTAGCAGGATTGAAGTGGATGGCCTTTTCGAGTCCAAGGTCACACCCTTTGCTCTTAGCTCGGCacctgcgacttttcaacgcgttatggaaaCAGTGctagcaggattgaagtggcaggctTGTCTTGTTTGCTTAAACAAAGTtttcgtcgtgttttcctcaaccTTCGATGAGCATCTTACTCCCGTATTGAGAAATGCTCCTTGACTTgaattccatccttcacttgactgagttgagcacagCGCCgttgctcgactgaaattgacgctgcgcttctcaagaatcactgcagaatattgccgatatgcagtgatttGGTCTGCCAAGAGACGACGCCcccatcgactttttcaagtcgaggagagcCCTTCAGTgaaggagtgtttgtgaatacaggggttaggtgccttgaagccgtacttcaagTCATTAACCgctgtattctagaacgtcccttcactctcTCTAGAACTCTAGAACGtcgcttcaccttgacttgaaaaggtcgatgggagcgccgtcttttggcagaccaagtcactgcatatcggctgTAATCTGCAGCGATTTTTGAGAAGCGCAGCGtgaatttcagtcgagcagcggtgctgtgctcaactcagtcaagtgaaggacgaaattcgagtcgaggagcatttgtgaatactAGGGTAAGACTTCCGGGCTCACCCTGAAGccaaaaaagtgccgcttcgcgtacgAGAAAATTTTGTTTTTGGGCCACATGATAAGCAAGTCCGGAGTAAGACCTGATCTGCAGAAGACAGCCACCATCGCTGCATTTCCGCCACCtgctgacaagaaggccgtgcgatTTCTCGGtctttgtgcctattacaggcgcttcatcagaaactttgcccgcatcgccaaGCCACTCACTAATCTTACAAGAACAGACGttgagttcaagtgggaaacgccacaggaggaagcatttgGGGAACTAAAACGACGCATGCAGATGCCTCCGATACTCGCGCATTTAGATGGAAACGccgaaacagaagtgcacactgatgcaagcagcataggACTCGGCACTGtccttgtgcagaggactgacggactgggaagggttattagttacgctagccaatggctattcaaggcaaaaagcaattattctaccacagaaaaggagtgtcttgccatcatctgggcgacgtcaaagtttcgtccttacctctatggcaggcccttaaaagttgtgagtgaccaccacgccttgtgttggctagctaattTAAAGGACCCTTCAGGCTGTCTTGagcgatggagcctgagacttcaagaatacggcagtaccgtcatttacaagtctggcagaaAACACTTCGTCGCCGACTGCCTGTCGCGAGCCCCCGTCGACCCATCGCCGCCCGAAAACATGAAtgacgactgcttcttgggaacgataactgccgacgacttcgcaaaatgacagcgggctgacccggaacttaggGACCTAATCGAATACCTCGAGGGCAGGACCTCCgttgttccgaaggtattcaaatGGGCACTTACGTTGTTTTcgctgcgaaacggtcttctccaaaagaagaacttctcgccgcttcgAGCCAAGCACCTTCTTGTGGTGCTTTCAGCTCTGGGACCAGAACTCCTCGAGGCCCTGCACGATGATACAATGAGaggacaccttggtgtttcccgcacgctcgtgaagatacaagaaaggtactactggccatgcCTTACCGTCGACGTCACTTgttacgtgaggacatgccgagactgtcagcaATGCAAAACACTGCCGACAAGGTCAGCAGGCTTTCTTCAGCCGATCGAACCACCTCACCGGCCGTTTCAACAAATGGGGATGGACCCACTGGGATCGTTTCTGACGTCGAATTCGcaaaacaaatggatcgtcgtagctactgactacctcactcgctacgccgaaacaaaagccctaCCCAAAGGTAGTGCCgaagaggtagccaagttcttcgttgagaacatcgtccttcgtCATGGCGCACCAGAGCTCGTCATCACCGATAGAGGCACGGCCTTTACTGCTGATTTGACTCGGGGATCTTGAGacatagccagacaagccaccgccgcaccaccgcctaccacccacagacaaattGTCTCACCGAGCAGCTAAataagacaatcgccgacatgctggctatgtacatcgacgtcgaGCACGAAACGTGGGATGcaatccttccgtacgtgacctttgcgtaGAACATGGCCGTCCAAGAAATGATGCCAATGACGCCATACTAGCTGGTGTACGCAAGGAGCCCAGCCACGATGCTccatgccatgttacccaacgttaGCAACGGAGAAAACATCGATGTGACTGTCTACCTCCAGAGCGGGAAAGAAGCTCGTCGACTCGCCCGCTTGCTCATCAAAAAATTAGCAGACAGCCAATAGCCGCCGTTACAATCGTTGACGAAGCGCCATGGAGTGCCAGCCCGGTGACTGTGTCTGGGTATGGGCGCCGATATGCCGATGTAGACTCGGTGAAAAACTTCTACGACGGTACTTCAGACCGTACAGAGTAGTTCGACATCTCGGCCTCCTCGCCTATGATGTTTTTCCTGACGACATTAAGAACTTTCAACGGCGCTGTGTTCGACCTGAAGTCATACATGTCATgcacctcaagccatttcatgctcGAACCTGAGGACTGTATTTTGTGGTTGTTACTGTGCTTTATTGCTTGTTCTTACTGTTTATAATCTTTATTATTATACCttcgtcttttgttaaagcatctgaacgatgcctttttcagagggaggcaatgccacattcctttcctcaagttttgttatcatcccattacactacgttcagcacaaaccgcgcctgcaatGTTCGAAAAGCTTCAAGGCTGTTGTAGATCGTTTTGTTGAGATTACACCCACCGCATGAACATTACTGATTATTCTGGAAGCTACGTCGCTaaagcgataacgctagaacattcagtggcaagtgtataaatgccgacgcgtttcgacgcttgtcagttgatcgacggccgacgctccgttcactcctgtcagtgcaagactgctactgtaatcagactctccatttactgggcacaggttcacgcaaataaacagtttgatcgcAACATAAAGtatcctgtctttggccacgtcataACCCCGTGACAGTATTGTTACCACGTTCTAACAATAAAACTGTGATATGCTCCCATGTTAATCGTTAACAAATAGAAGCTGATAGACAAGTGCAATTCACTTATAAAGAATGGGAAATCAATTCTCGTGGCTGTTTATTTTCTGTTGTGGCCCTGTTAGACTGACTCCATAATCACTTCTATACTTGCCTAGATCGCATTCCGCTAACTTGACAAAATCGCAGGGGTGCAACTGCTGCGTCGTTTGTGCCATGGTGTGGCAAACTTGTTTACTCGTGCCATCCTGCATCGAACCGCCCCTGTTGCGCCAAACTTGCTTATCAGTGCCGCACTGCGCCAGACCACTTGAATTTAGCCGTGAGGTGCTACAACCATCAAGCCCCATGCACCAAAAAATGGCTGAAACATTGTGCTTTTGGTTTCTTTAAAACTGTTATAGTTTTGGTTTCGTCAAGACTGGGATCGCTCGAGCAGCAGCTGTGAAGTTCTATACTGAAGGCATGGTCGCAGTCGTTGGCGCGCTCTAACTGAGCAGGCATCGGCGCAAATGGCTCATAGACCCTTCCATGTACTGGGCTTTTTGCACGAAGAGACTGCGGAAAGAGAATCTCTCTTTTGCATGGTCGTATTCTCTTAAACCAGCTTTTTGTAGAGTTAGGCGATATCAGATCTAAAAAAGTTAGCTCCCAGCCTTACTTCGTATTATATTtgaagttgttgctatcgcattcattgcttcgcactTGCAATTATGTAATTTTTTCTCTGAAAGCTGCCATCGGGTTTTACAAAATAATCACAGTTCCACCATAGCAGCGAATTTTGGATTCAATCTCGCGTAATTCAGTAAAGCGTTGGTGTAAGAGAGCGCAGCCATTCTAGGGGGAGCAGCACATTTCACACAGTCTTGTCGCGATGAAAGTGCAGCATGTAGAAGTTAATGCGTGCTGCCCGCTGAATGCTGCCATGCTAGCACGTATGCTAGCGATCGCGACTGCGCCATTAGAAGCAAAGTTCACTTTGCTCGagagaccccccctcccccccctctgTATCTCATGCTCATTCAACTTGGCGGTGTGTCTCCGCTCTGCTTTGAGCGCAGGCCTCCCTAGCAGGATGATATTATCGCATACACTCTCCGATTTACACATGAAGGGCCAACTAGTTTGAGATCTGCTTCAGCCTCGCTCGTTTTCCCCGCTCGCGCACTTTCGCCTGCTCGTTGAACATGCTTCGCATGAACGTATGTTATCAACTTAGACTTTCTATGGGACATGATGGCAATGGTGACGGCAAAAACCCATTAAATGTGAATTGATTTTAATCGCAAGAAGGCTGTTGCACAGCTTAGTGTTTGAAAAATGCATCATCGCAGGAATGTTACTGTACAAGTACTGTGTAATGGGGCTACATCTGCTCCGAATGTTCTCTAGAACTGCTTCAAACTTGCTCAAAATGCCTTTCtggctgctccaagcctgctCCAAAATATTTTATGGATGCTCTGGGCCTGCTGCAAAAGGCACTTTTCCCTGCTCCCGAGACTGCTCCCAAACCCATGTAGCTTGTTCCACTCCTGCAATCGTGATATGCTGAGTTGCTTAAGAAAGTCTGCAAGGTTGTCTTTTAGGTCCAGATATTTTCCCATTTTTGACTTGTATTAACTTCTCTTGATCAAGAAGGAGCTGATGATCTTCCTTTGTGCTACTCTGTTTACAGGCTTTGGGCACAAGAAGAAGACATGACGCAGCTATATTCAACATGCAAGATCCCTTTCCTTTGTCTTGGGCTTTCATTAAGCAAGTGTGCATGGCAATGTGCACCTCACTAGGTACACATACGACGCAAGTGACAACAAAATGTGCCATGTCGCCAGTGTATGATGGTGATGACAATGTATCTGGACCTTCTGATGAGAAGCTGCTGTTAGCATCGGGAACTTGGCTTCAGTTTCGTACTTGATTTCAATGTGCTAGCAATTTTTGTTTCCgttatctttttttgcttttttccccagtttttctcatttttttttcttgtctctgttCACCTATGGCATCACTCCCAATTAAGCCATAGGGTCCCCAGCCCCTTGTATTGTTCAGTACACTTTTGTGCTCTGGCTGAGAAACAGTAGAGTGCAGGGAGAGTGCAAACGGATGCAGTAGCTTGATTGTTGCTGTAGTAAATCTCCcaacccctttttttttcttagcttggGGAGGGGCTGGCTTTATCCTAAGACCTTATCTCGCTCCTTCTGATTTGCTTGGCATATTTGTCCCAGGAAGTGCTTCATTTTCTTGCTTTCCGTCGGTCGCCTATACTGTTAAGCCTCTTCATAAGAGCCCCGCcacagtgttctagtggctaaggtacttggcagctgaccagcaggtcgcgggatcgaatcctggctgtggcggctgcattttcgatggaagcgaaaatgctgtaggctcgtgtgttcagatttgggtgcatgttaaagaatgccaggtggtcgaaatctgcAAAGCTCTCTACtactgcatctctcataatcacatggtggatttgggacgttgaGTCCAACATATCTATCTATCCCCCTTATAAGAGGCATGTTCCAGACAGCGATACTTGTCTTTTAtacgagatgtctcttataagcagggtatttcgtatgcattttcttatcaacccgtattttagTGTAGGCACACTGGAGTTTCCTACACCGatttgtctcttacatcagtgtcttttataaaggggttcgactgtatgcACTACTCAGGCTGCAATGTTCACTGCAGCGAATTGCCAGCGTTGGCAGTGCCACCAAAACTTTGTCTTCACACTATAATACCTATTAAGTCGCTCCTCTTTAGCTGAGTATTTTTGCATTGAGTCTAtgggaaacaaaataaaaattcgTATATTGTTCAGCCTAAGCAAATAATTGTCTCAACTGATTTCATTATAACTCGAGTTTACAACAGGCTTAGTTTTGAGATCTGTATATCCAAGACCATTTGAGAGTGCAAGATACCTGTGAGATTTGTTTGAAAAATGAATTCATGGTTCATACCTTTCTTCTGTGAAGGTGGATGATTAGCAAAACTGCATAGCACATGGCATGGAGATGACATGGAATTTTGATGAAAGGTACAGAAAGGCACAGAATTTTCATGAAACGCACAGGAAGTCTCATTGAATACAATTTTTTGGCGTGGCATGCGCCGTCTTGTCTGGCTTGCTGTATCTGTTTCACGCGCAATCTCGAGTGTCATTTGTGCCGTTTATAAGTGAATGAATGTGGGCCCAGGATCTGTGATAAGTGATACGACATTCAGGTAGTTTCTGCAGACGACACAAACTGTTGTATAAACTCGAATATAggccgatgtttttttttttttttgaaaaaatgatgtGCGAAAGTGGGGGGCTCGGCTTAGATTCGAGTACCACAATTTGGCCACCACTGCCACCTGCCTGAAGGCCCGGCCGCGCTAGCAGCATTATGGCCCTCGATGCACCGATCTCAAGGTACCGGTTTTGCATGCCGTAGGCTCATTTTCACGACATTCTACAGCAGATGTGTGGTGACGAGGCCACTTAGGCCTGTTCAGTGGGAGAATAGTGGTCTCTATTGCTTTCGTATGGTTCATTGTCTCGAAATCATGCAGTCCCACGTTCACGCAGTGAGGGAGCAAGGGTTGTTGAGCCAGCGAGATTTCACGTTGGAAAAGTTATGGAAAAACGGGAAGACATGGATCGTGTCATGTGATTACCACCGATGAATGGGTGGATTGacatggctgtgccctttagattgggGGGCGGCTAACACAACCTAGCTGTAGAACTTAGTGAacaaaaacaacttttttttttctgtggtgctCAGAATGCCTGCTCTGTGTTAAAATAAAATAGAAATACCTAATTTGCTTACTAGAGTTTAAAATGAAATGAATTCCCAGCCAAGCCCGgtttccaaaaaagaaaaaaagaagtaaaattcAACCCGGCTGTTGCCACCTTGGCCACCTGTCCGGTATCGCATGGCAGACGGCCCAGAGAGGAGGCGCGGAGTTGGTCAGTGGTCATTCTTCTGAAAGCGATCGTGTGGTGTAGTTGTGCCTCTTGCTCACGAAACGCCTGTGTCAATTTTGCTTCAGATTCGATGCCACCAATCAAGCGGTGCCACTACAGCGTGGCGTTTAAGCGGGAGGTCATGTTACATGCGGAAAATATATCGAACCTACGAGCGCACTAAGAGTTCGGCGTGCATGAAAAGAATCTGCGTCGATGCCGAAAACAACGTTGTGCAGCAACTCGCATGGCATTCACTGGACCAAAAACCGGCCAACACAATGCGGTGGAAGAAGTTGTCACCGATTTTGTTCGAGAACAGAGGGAAGCGGGAATGCCCGTGACAACTGAAACTATTCAGGCGAAAGCCGGAGAAGTTGCCATTGCGAAGGGTGTCTTACAAGCCTGTTTTAAAGCCAACAGGGGCTGGACAACATGCTTCATGAAACAGTTTGGATTCAGCCTGCGATGACGGACCACCGTGTGTCAAAAGCTTCCAAATTACTTCGAGGAGAAGCTCGTGAAGCTTCAGCGGTATGTAATGGACAAACTGCAGGAAAATGGCTACCGGGAAATTCAGGAGTCTGACATTGATGTCTGCCACAACTTGCCGACAGCCAAGTATAATGAACATAACATAATTGTTCGATTCGTGTGCCGCATCAAGAGGAATGGTTTCCTTGCTAAagtacgaaagaaaaaaattgatacTAGAATGCTTGGTTTTGACGTAAATCGTCTATTGTTCATCACTGAGCACTTGACTAGACAGAGCAAGCAGCTATTGAGTGCTGCGAAACAAAAGAAGGGTGAGGTTGGTTGGAAATATGTGTGGACCAATGGAGCGAAAGTAATGGCGAGACATAATGAAACATCTCCTGTTCTGCATATTTTCAACATTGATGACATTAGCAAAATGGTGACCTAATATTATTCCTCTCAAAACATTTTTTGTTGCTAAGATTTTGTCATGGATTCAATCGATAATCGTGTGTGTCACAATTATGTTTCATTTAGAAATACATCTGCTGAGCTTGAAAAACATATATCTATCTTTCATTTGAATGCTCAAAGTTTAAGAAATAAGCAAGATAAAATTCAAGACTTAATTCAACAGACCAAAACCAGTTTTgatgtgcttctttttttctgaaacatGGCTTTCTGATAACAATTACCCCTTCCTGCTTGATTACTACAAATATCACGGACTAAACCGCACCTATGCTCGGGGTCGCGGCTTAGCTGCCTATGTACGAAATGATCTGAATTCGGAAATAATTTCGGATTTTTCGCTAAACAATCAACACATTGAATGCCTCACAATAAATCTGAAAACGGTGGTTATTTCAGTAGTTTACAGACCACCCTGCGGTAAGAAGAAACAGTTTTTTTCCTATACAAATAAATTCATATCTTATCTCAGTGAAACAGGCAAAATGTTTGCCATACTAGGCGATAGAAACATTGATATAATGGCGGAGAATGCAACTACCAGAGAATATAAGCAGTTGATATACTCTTACACATGTTCAAATACT
This region includes:
- the LOC142776682 gene encoding uncharacterized protein LOC142776682 isoform X1, with protein sequence MPEIKKVRFLMRGVKQELFAGLMRNQLSTVQEFISEATTIEKTLEMRTRKFNRHTSSEYAEVQPIYSDNLGDTIRAIVWEELRKLLLSAQPQVDSIAEIV